A single Anopheles funestus chromosome 2RL, idAnoFuneDA-416_04, whole genome shotgun sequence DNA region contains:
- the LOC125763932 gene encoding uncharacterized protein DDB_G0271670-like produces MFSSNSNSSSSSSRRITSLDRRRLTQLTKWCTLFIILESTSVGSSLITSTSSTTSTSSTAAPASSSTTTTTTTTTSITSSSSWLEGTSLSSTGDPYSSTTAAVPSIETLPRFEALVQESPNSSRGKTLPLLGSGALRETSSQSIIEGGQRLSTSKRGSGSSSSNTISSKGSTTSTSVYDSLTSRRSSGTDGINKPTTIAPEPVEMVGPRGSGTSSSFSKITSANLILAEGSHGESGKIGPGQKVPVGFSSSTSTGKVGSGKSSNTKGASSEVEPSGNRLEGGDVTTTEGNFSKMYFETDNHTTIASQVGSIAVLPCAVRNIGEGVVSWIRRKDYHLLTIGVTTYSSDERFNIIHSEDTEEWPLQIKYVQLRDAGLYECQVSTHPPTSIFVKLDVVEAKAEIFGPSEKYLKPGSMLRLTCRVVQSNEPPLYIFWYHNNRMINYDAHRGVNVSTEADNRYSELVISHTNTLNSGNYSCVSNNAVAASTLVHILNGENPAAMQHGDHGNAVLVASHIHLPLAIVTYQVINFVLNMH; encoded by the exons ATGtttagcagcaacagcaacagcagcagcagtagtagcagacGGATCACCAGCCTGGACCGACGACGACTGACTCAGCTAACAAAATGGTGCACGCTTTTCATCATTTTAGAGTCTACGAGCGTTGGAAGCA gTTTAATCACTTCCACCAGTAGTACCACCTCCACCAGCAGTACTGCGGCCCctgccagcagcagcactaccacaaccaccaccaccaccaccagtatCACCAGTAGCAGCAGTTGGCTGGAAGGTACGAGCCTCTCCAGCACCGGTGATCCCTACTCTTCAACCACAGCCGCAGTTCCTTCCATCGAAACACTGCCCCGTTTCGAAGCGCTCGTGCAAGAAAGTCCAAACAGTTCCCGGGGCAAAACGCTCCCACTGTTGGGTTCGGGTGCACTCAGAGAGACCTCGTCCCAGTCGATCATCGAGGGCGGTCAAAGGCTATCGACCAGCAAGCGTGGTTCtggtagcagtagtagtaacaCTATTAGCAGTAAAGGTAGTACCACTAGTACCAGCGTCTACGATTCGCTGACATCCCGAAGATCGTCAGGAACCGATGGCATCAACAAACCCACCACCATTGCACCGGAACCGGTGGAGATGGTGGGTCCGAGAGGTAGTGGAACGAGCAGTAGTTTTAGTAAAATCACTAGCGCCAATCTAATACTTGCCGAGGGTAGCCACGGTGAGTCCGGCAAGATCGGACCGGGTCAGAAGGTGCCGGTCGGATTCTCCAGCAGTACCAGTACCGGTAAGGTGGGCTCTGGAAAATCTTCCAACACGAAAGGTGCTTCATCGGAAGTGGAACCAAGCGGTAACAGGCTCGAGGGTGGCGATGTGACCACAACGGAGGGTAATTTCAGTAAAATGTACTTCGAAACCGACAACCACACTACCATTGCGTCCCAGGTTGGCTCGATAGCGGTGTTGCCTTGTGCGGTGCGTAATATAGGTGAAGGGGTG GTATCATGGATAAGGCGGAAAGATTATCACTTACTCACAATCGGTGTCACCACCTATAGCAGCGACGAACGGTTTAACATCATCCATTCAGAGGACACGGAG GAATGGCCACTACAAATCAAGTATGTCCAGTTACGAGACGCCGGTTTATACGAGTGTCAAGTTTCAACCCATCCACCGACGTCAATCTTCGTTAAGCTGGACGTGGTCG AGGCAAAAGCGGAAATTTTTGGTCCATCGGAAAAGTATCTAAAACCGGGTTCGATGTTGCGGTTAACGTGTCGCGTCGTGCAAAGCAACGAACCACCGTTGTACATATTCTGGTACCATAACAATCGCATGATCAACTACGATGCACATCGAGGCGTAAACGTATCGACCGAAGCGG ACAATCGGTACTCGGAGCTTGTCATttcacacacgaacacactcAACTCGGGAAACTATTCGTGCGTTTCAAACAATGCCGTCGCTGCATCAACGCTGGTGCACATTTTGAACG GCGAAAACCCGGCAGCCATGCAACACGGCGATCATGGAAATGCGGTCCTGGTGGCATCACATATTCATCTGCCGCTGGCTATTGTAACATATCAGGTCATCAATTTCGTCTTAAATATGCATTGA